From one Idiomarina sp. X4 genomic stretch:
- a CDS encoding peptidase U32 family protein, with translation MSASAANFRPELLCPAGSPEAMRMAFAYGADAVYAGEPRYSLRVRNNSFTLDNLGDCIEEAHERGKRFYVVVNIAPHNTKLTRFVEHMRTIVDMQPDALIVSDPGVVMLLQEHFPSQPLHLSVQANTINWAALKFWQKQGIERVILSRELGLKEIAEMRQQVPDIEVEVFVHGALCMAYSGRCLLSGYMNKRDPNQGACTNACRWGYEVHEAKENAVGQYDPVLLGDPKRPQDLMLLDEDQHGSYIMNSKDLRAVEYVNDLVEMGVHSLKIEGRTKSDYYIARTAQVYRQAIDDAAAGKPFNSALLNDLDGMANRGFTAGFLQRHTPQDLQNYERSHSEGQHLLVGQLCDAHGDGRYQVSVKNGFAIGDELLLMTPNGNHRFQLADMTSTRDEAMIRAPGSGYTVVLNTPVTIDEKDIPYCFLVKENIARKAA, from the coding sequence ATGTCTGCATCAGCCGCTAATTTCCGCCCTGAACTGCTTTGCCCCGCCGGTAGCCCGGAAGCGATGCGCATGGCTTTTGCTTATGGTGCGGATGCCGTTTATGCCGGCGAACCACGTTACAGTCTACGTGTACGAAATAACTCTTTCACGCTGGACAACTTAGGTGATTGCATTGAAGAAGCCCACGAACGCGGTAAGCGTTTCTACGTGGTCGTCAACATCGCACCGCACAATACGAAATTAACGCGCTTTGTCGAGCACATGCGTACTATTGTGGACATGCAGCCCGATGCGTTAATTGTCTCTGACCCCGGCGTAGTGATGTTGTTGCAGGAGCATTTTCCAAGTCAGCCTCTGCACTTGTCGGTTCAGGCCAATACCATTAACTGGGCGGCGCTGAAGTTCTGGCAGAAACAAGGCATTGAACGGGTCATTCTATCGCGCGAACTGGGTTTAAAAGAAATTGCCGAAATGCGCCAGCAGGTGCCGGACATTGAAGTCGAAGTGTTCGTACATGGCGCTCTTTGTATGGCGTATTCCGGGCGCTGTCTGCTGTCGGGTTACATGAATAAGCGCGATCCGAATCAAGGCGCCTGTACCAATGCCTGCCGCTGGGGCTATGAAGTGCATGAAGCCAAAGAAAATGCCGTTGGTCAGTACGATCCGGTGCTACTTGGTGACCCGAAGCGTCCGCAAGACTTAATGTTGCTGGACGAAGACCAGCACGGCTCTTACATCATGAACTCAAAGGACTTGCGCGCCGTTGAATACGTTAATGATTTGGTGGAAATGGGCGTTCATTCGCTGAAAATCGAAGGTCGTACCAAATCCGACTATTACATTGCGCGTACCGCCCAGGTATACCGTCAGGCCATTGATGATGCGGCTGCCGGTAAGCCCTTTAACTCAGCATTGTTAAATGACTTAGATGGTATGGCAAACCGCGGGTTCACGGCGGGATTTTTGCAACGCCACACACCGCAAGACTTACAAAACTACGAACGCTCACATAGCGAAGGGCAACACTTATTAGTTGGCCAGCTTTGTGATGCGCATGGCGACGGTCGTTACCAAGTGTCCGTAAAAAATGGTTTTGCCATTGGCGATGAGCTTCTGCTAATGACACCGAACGGTAATCATCGCTTTCAGCTGGCGGATATGACTTCAACACGAGACGAAGCCATGATTCGCGCGCCTGGCTCTGGCTACACAGTGGTGCTAAACACACCGGTCACCATTGATGAAAAAGACATCCCCTACTGTTTCCTGGTCAAAGAAAACATTGCGAGGAAGGCGGCATGA
- a CDS encoding helix-turn-helix domain-containing protein: MRTPIQCNQCSMQSICVPAGLIPSDVEILDKSSREPHLYNKRSVVFSEGEALNSVFAIKSGSVKCYTIDSNGKQQITSFHMVGDIVGLESLATGNASTYCETLETSMLCEIKLGKLFAQELPKVEGNLMRLMSRRLGNNSKHYLNIVNTSAEQKVVSFLLSISTHMQQHGLSRSEFRLPMTRTDIANYLGLAVETVSRIFTALKEQELIQTKQSILTINDLSALERRVA, encoded by the coding sequence ATGCGTACTCCAATTCAATGTAATCAATGCAGCATGCAATCTATTTGTGTACCTGCGGGGCTTATTCCAAGCGACGTCGAAATTCTCGATAAAAGCAGCCGCGAGCCGCACTTATACAATAAGCGCAGTGTGGTGTTTAGCGAAGGCGAAGCGTTGAACTCCGTTTTTGCGATAAAAAGTGGCTCGGTTAAATGCTACACCATTGACAGCAATGGTAAGCAGCAAATTACCAGTTTTCATATGGTCGGCGATATTGTTGGGTTGGAGTCTCTTGCAACCGGGAACGCCAGTACCTATTGCGAAACGTTGGAAACCTCCATGCTTTGTGAAATTAAACTGGGCAAACTGTTTGCACAGGAGCTTCCCAAAGTAGAAGGTAACTTAATGCGGCTGATGAGCCGTCGTCTGGGCAACAACAGCAAGCATTACTTAAACATTGTGAACACCAGCGCTGAGCAGAAAGTGGTGTCTTTTTTACTTTCAATAAGTACGCACATGCAGCAACATGGGCTGTCCCGCAGTGAGTTCCGGCTGCCAATGACTCGCACTGATATCGCCAATTATCTGGGTTTGGCGGTTGAAACGGTCAGCCGTATATTTACTGCATTGAAAGAGCAAGAGCTCATTCAAACCAAACAGTCCATTTTAACAATTAATGATTTAAGCGCATTGGAGCGACGCGTCGCTTAA
- a CDS encoding acyl-CoA dehydrogenase — protein MSSAGFNWSDPLNWQNALTDEEKMIQESAHQYAQEKLMPRVLEANRNENFDRAIMSELGEMGLLGSTLPEEYGGSGVNHVSYGLIAREIERVDSGYRSAMSVQSSLVMHPIYTFGTEAQRKKYLPKLASGEWVGCFGLTEPDSGSDPASMRTVAKRTDNGYVLSGAKMWITNSPIADVFVVWAKLDGEIRGFVLEKGMKGLSAPKIDGKFSLRASITGEIVMDGVEVPEENIFPEVKGLKGPFSCLNKARYGIAWGSLGAAEFCWHAARQYTLERSQFGKPLAANQLIQKKLADMQTEISLGLLGCLQAGRELDNGTLNPTAISLIKRNSCGKALDIARQSRDMHGGNGIADEYHVIRHVMNLEAVNTYEGTHDIHALILGRAQTDIPAF, from the coding sequence ATGTCATCCGCTGGGTTTAACTGGTCCGATCCACTCAACTGGCAAAACGCGCTCACTGATGAAGAAAAAATGATTCAGGAAAGTGCGCATCAGTACGCACAAGAAAAATTGATGCCACGAGTACTGGAAGCCAACCGCAACGAGAATTTTGATCGTGCCATAATGAGTGAACTGGGTGAGATGGGCCTGTTGGGCTCGACATTACCGGAAGAATACGGCGGCAGCGGTGTCAACCACGTTAGCTACGGCCTTATTGCCCGCGAAATTGAGCGCGTTGACAGCGGCTACCGCAGTGCCATGAGTGTGCAGTCATCATTAGTCATGCACCCTATTTATACCTTTGGTACCGAAGCACAGCGTAAAAAGTATTTGCCGAAGCTAGCCAGCGGCGAATGGGTCGGCTGCTTTGGTTTAACCGAGCCCGACTCGGGCTCGGATCCTGCCAGCATGCGCACGGTCGCTAAACGCACCGACAACGGTTATGTTCTGTCCGGCGCAAAAATGTGGATAACCAACTCGCCTATCGCGGATGTATTTGTCGTATGGGCGAAACTCGACGGCGAGATTCGCGGTTTTGTGCTGGAAAAAGGCATGAAAGGTCTAAGCGCCCCGAAAATTGACGGAAAATTCTCATTACGTGCATCGATCACCGGCGAAATTGTCATGGACGGCGTTGAGGTACCAGAAGAAAACATCTTCCCGGAAGTGAAAGGCTTAAAAGGTCCCTTTAGTTGCTTAAACAAGGCGCGTTACGGCATTGCCTGGGGTTCACTGGGCGCTGCCGAGTTTTGCTGGCACGCTGCACGCCAATACACACTGGAACGCAGTCAGTTTGGCAAACCGCTGGCGGCAAACCAGCTTATTCAGAAAAAGCTGGCGGACATGCAAACCGAAATTAGTTTAGGTCTATTGGGCTGTCTGCAAGCCGGTCGTGAGCTCGATAACGGCACCTTAAACCCCACTGCTATTTCACTGATTAAGCGCAACAGCTGTGGTAAAGCACTGGATATTGCTCGCCAGTCTCGCGACATGCACGGCGGTAACGGTATTGCCGACGAATATCATGTTATTCGTCATGTCATGAACTTAGAGGCAGTGAATACCTACGAAGGTACCCACGACATTCACGCATTAATTCTCGGTCGGGCTCAAACCGACATTCCTGCATTTTAA